Proteins encoded within one genomic window of Anastrepha ludens isolate Willacy chromosome 4, idAnaLude1.1, whole genome shotgun sequence:
- the LOC128861960 gene encoding piggyBac transposable element-derived protein 4-like: MIRFDNRETRSERRSLDKFAPIRDLWNQWVEILPKLYNPTENATIDEQLVAFRGRCPFRQYMPAKPAKYGIKFWVLDSTTSYVWNIQPYTGKAIGRTPEKNQGMRIVFDLIEGLKGLPPDLVNIKRRPLNSSIFAFTEQTTLVSYILKKNRAVILLSTLHHDSKISNRRDKTPEIILDYNKCKGGVDTLDKAVSGYTCK, translated from the exons atgATTAGGTTCGACAACAGGGAAACTCGAAGTGAACGAAGATCGTTGGATAAATTTGCTCCTATACGTGATTTGTGGAATCAATGGGTTGAGATATTACCTAAACTTTACAATCCAACGGAAAACGCGACCATCGATGAACAATTAGTAGCTTTCAGAGGAAGATGTCCATTCCGCCAGTACATGCCAGCAAAGCCTGCAAAGTATGGAATCAAATTTTGGGTACTTGATTCAACAACGAGCTATGTTTGGAACATCCAACCTTACACTGGCAAGGCAATCGGAAGAACCCCCGAAAAAAATCAAGGCATGCGTATTGTTTTTGATTTGATTGAAGGGTTAAAAGGAC TACCACCAGACTTAGTGAACATAAAAAGAAGACCACTAAATTCATCAATCTTCGCTTTTACCGAACAAACAACTCTCGTTTCGTACATACTTAAGAAGAATAGAGCTGTGATTCTACTTAGCACTCTACACCATGattcaaaaattagtaatcgtcGAGATAAAACGCCAGAAATAATACTGGACTACAATAAATGTAAAGGTGGTGTAGACACATTGGACAAAGCTGTAAGCGGTTACACTTGCAAATGA